A stretch of the Elephas maximus indicus isolate mEleMax1 chromosome 3, mEleMax1 primary haplotype, whole genome shotgun sequence genome encodes the following:
- the UBXN10 gene encoding UBX domain-containing protein 10, which produces MATEAPVNVAPPERRSAVGTAADTFIWQPEPLNMHVIRPKSAKGRTRPRLHISQGAEVCSSHTPSSPPPAIPCESPSTWKPGACTPKSPNQGAPDEIPELLQQVSIGASSSLNKYPVLPSINRKNLEERAGETVAKTVSSLHLSSIKAHYQEETRTMKTGEDDSRARACPPEEKVTIETKRQGSSRTGNLEEPSDQEPRLLLAVRSPSGQRFIRHFRPTDDLQTVVAVAEQKNKTTYPRCSIKTMEVPRRSFSDLTKSLQECRIPHKSVLSISQEDGEEWP; this is translated from the coding sequence ATGGCCACAGAAGCCCCTGTGAACGTCGCACCACCTGAGCGCAGAAGTGCTGTAGGCACAGCAGCTGACACCTTCATTTGGCAGCCAGAGCCACTAAACATGCATGTCATAAGGCCCAAGTCCGCCAAGGGACGTACACGGCCACGTCTACACATATCCCAGGGCGCAGAGGTATGCTCCAGCCACACGCCTTCTTCTCCGCCTCCAGCCATTCCCTGCGAGTCACCAAGCACGTGGAAACCAGGGGCCTGCACACCCAAATCTCCAAATCAGGGAGCCCCTGATGAGATCCCCGAGCTGCTGCAGCAGGTGTCCATTGGGGCGTCCTCGTCACTCAATAAATACCCAGTCCTTCCTTCCATCAACAGAAAGAACCTGGAGGAAAGGGCTGGGGAAACAGTAGCTAAAACGGTCAGCTCACTGCACCTGAGCAGCATTAAGGCTCATTACCAAGAGGAGACCCGCACCATGAAGACAGGCGAAGATGATTCCAGAGCTCGAGCCTGTCCCCCAGAGGAAAAGGTCACCATCGAAACCAAGAGGCAGGGCTCCTCCAGGACTGGAAACTTAGAGGAACCTTCAGACCAAGAGCCACGGCTGCTGCTTGCTGTCAGATCACCGTCTGGCCAAAGGTTTATACGCCATTTCCGGCCAACAGATGACTTACAGACCGTAGTTGCTGTGGCTGAACAGAAGAATAAGACAACCTACCCACGCTGCAGCATCAAAACTATGGAGGTGCCCAGGAGAAGCTTTTCTGACCTCACCAAATCTCTGCAAGAGTGCAGAATCCCCCACAAGTCAGTGCTCAGCATCTCACAGGAAGATGGGGAGGAGTGGCCCTAA